From the genome of Gemmatimonas phototrophica, one region includes:
- a CDS encoding nucleotide sugar dehydrogenase codes for MPQHLTNDRDFSQQLIARIADRSAVIGVIGLGYVGLPLAMEFVQAGFTVIGYDVSQRVVDLLMAGQSHIQDIAGDTVQAAVAQGRFVATTQEDRLRECEAISIAVPTPLSKTRDPDMAFVLSAADAIARQAHPGLCVVLESTTYPGTTRELLQPRLEAQGLTVGRDIFVAFSPERVDPGNPVYHTKNTPKVVGGITPACVEVATALYQSCIDTVVPVSSPEAAELVKLLENTFRAVNIGLVNEIAIVCDKLGVNVWEVIDAAATKPFGFMKFTPGPGIGGHCIPLDPHYLAWKMRTLNYKTRFIDLASEINSHMPEWVVERTAASLNDVSKAVNGSRILVLGVAYKRDIDDVRESPALDIIRLLEQRGAHVEFHDPFIASFREDDGHVRNGVELSDEMLAWADAVVIITDHKAVDYQRVVNQATLIMDTRNVTKGLAPGRARIRGLADSPDGRYERRALPRDR; via the coding sequence ATGCCGCAACACCTCACCAACGACCGCGACTTTTCACAGCAGCTCATCGCGCGTATAGCAGACAGGAGCGCCGTCATCGGGGTGATCGGCCTCGGCTACGTGGGCCTCCCGCTGGCCATGGAATTCGTGCAGGCGGGCTTTACGGTCATTGGCTACGACGTGAGTCAGCGGGTGGTGGACCTGCTCATGGCCGGGCAGTCGCACATTCAGGATATTGCCGGCGACACGGTGCAGGCGGCGGTGGCGCAGGGGCGGTTTGTGGCCACGACGCAGGAAGATCGGCTGCGGGAGTGCGAGGCCATCTCCATTGCGGTGCCCACGCCGCTCTCCAAGACGCGGGACCCGGACATGGCCTTTGTGCTGAGCGCGGCGGACGCGATCGCGCGGCAGGCCCATCCGGGACTGTGCGTGGTGCTGGAGAGCACCACGTACCCGGGCACCACGCGGGAACTGCTGCAGCCCCGCCTGGAAGCCCAGGGGCTCACGGTGGGGCGCGACATCTTCGTGGCGTTCAGCCCCGAGCGGGTCGACCCGGGCAACCCGGTCTACCACACCAAGAACACACCCAAGGTGGTGGGCGGCATTACGCCGGCCTGTGTGGAGGTGGCCACGGCGCTATACCAGAGCTGCATCGACACCGTGGTGCCGGTCAGCTCGCCGGAAGCGGCGGAGCTGGTGAAGCTGCTGGAAAACACCTTCCGGGCCGTGAATATCGGGCTGGTGAACGAAATCGCGATTGTGTGTGACAAACTGGGGGTGAACGTCTGGGAAGTCATCGACGCCGCTGCCACCAAGCCCTTCGGGTTCATGAAGTTCACCCCGGGCCCGGGCATTGGCGGGCACTGCATTCCGCTCGACCCCCACTATCTCGCCTGGAAGATGCGCACGCTGAACTACAAGACGCGCTTCATCGACCTCGCCAGCGAGATCAACTCGCACATGCCGGAGTGGGTGGTGGAACGTACGGCCGCCTCACTGAACGACGTGTCCAAGGCGGTAAACGGCAGCCGCATTCTGGTGCTTGGTGTGGCGTACAAGCGGGATATTGACGATGTGCGCGAAAGCCCGGCGCTTGACATCATTCGCCTGCTTGAGCAGCGCGGAGCCCACGTGGAATTCCACGATCCGTTCATTGCGTCTTTCCGAGAGGATGATGGACATGTACGCAACGGTGTGGAGCTCAGCGACGAGATGCTTGCGTGGGCTGATGCCGTGGTCATCATTACCGATCACAAAGCGGTGGATTACCAGCGCGTCGTGAATCAAGCCACGCTCATCATGGACACGCGGAACGTGACAAAGGGGCTCGCCCCGGGCCGCGCCCGCATTCGCGGGCTGGCCGACTCGCCCGACGGTCGGTACGAGCGACGCGCGCTTCCGCGCGATCGGTGA
- a CDS encoding MFS transporter, whose translation MPTPPANRSANPFRALGRHRNFRIFWTGQTLSLIGSWMQTMAVGWLALQLSNSAFVVGLVASVGAIPIVLFSMHAGALIDRGNRLQIVRFTQAVFLVQASVLWLVTYTGHVNIPLLLGLQFVQGLASAVEIPARQSMIVQLVGRDDLQSAIALNSSGFNLARVVGPAVGGIVISQFGIAWCFGLNALSFVAVLWGLYRITIPPVQGQHSAISASEQNTLATPLVTGALAPQALSATLRQASADAAEGLRYLLKKGDVRDLLLLVTTGAVFGGPFLTLLPVVARDQLGLGAGGYGVMLAVVGVGGLVAALLVAGPLSHRAHKGPVLMAAAMLFPTLLLIFAYTRNVSVAYALLFAAGLAMITWNALSNGVLQMMVEERFRGRLMAFYSLVFVGLSQAVGSFAIGALARLFNASAAIALCAVVLLGASTLTMRRSQFWRRV comes from the coding sequence GTGCCCACGCCCCCCGCCAATCGCTCCGCCAACCCGTTCCGCGCCCTCGGGCGACACCGGAATTTCCGGATTTTCTGGACTGGGCAGACGCTCAGTCTGATCGGCTCCTGGATGCAAACCATGGCCGTGGGGTGGCTGGCGCTCCAGCTCTCCAACTCGGCGTTTGTGGTGGGACTGGTGGCCAGCGTGGGCGCCATTCCCATTGTGCTGTTCAGCATGCACGCCGGGGCGCTTATTGATCGCGGCAACCGCCTGCAGATTGTGCGCTTCACCCAGGCGGTGTTTCTGGTCCAGGCCAGTGTGCTCTGGTTGGTGACCTACACCGGCCACGTGAACATCCCGCTGCTGCTGGGGCTGCAGTTCGTACAGGGGCTGGCCAGCGCCGTGGAGATTCCGGCGCGGCAAAGCATGATTGTGCAGCTGGTGGGGCGGGACGACCTGCAATCCGCCATTGCCCTCAACTCCAGTGGCTTCAACCTGGCGCGCGTAGTAGGCCCCGCGGTGGGCGGCATAGTCATTAGCCAGTTCGGCATTGCCTGGTGCTTCGGGCTGAACGCCTTGAGTTTTGTGGCGGTGTTGTGGGGACTTTATCGGATCACCATTCCGCCGGTACAAGGTCAGCATAGCGCTATTTCCGCAAGTGAACAGAATACCCTCGCCACGCCGCTGGTGACCGGGGCACTCGCCCCGCAGGCGCTCTCCGCCACCCTGCGGCAGGCGTCGGCCGATGCTGCCGAGGGGCTGAGGTATCTGCTCAAGAAAGGGGATGTGCGGGATCTGCTGCTGCTTGTCACCACCGGTGCGGTGTTTGGTGGGCCGTTTCTCACGCTGCTGCCGGTGGTGGCCCGCGACCAGCTTGGGCTGGGCGCCGGCGGCTACGGCGTGATGCTGGCGGTGGTGGGGGTGGGCGGGCTGGTGGCCGCGCTGCTGGTGGCGGGGCCGCTGTCGCACCGCGCCCACAAAGGGCCGGTGCTCATGGCGGCGGCCATGCTCTTTCCCACGCTGCTGCTGATCTTTGCCTACACCCGCAACGTGTCGGTGGCCTACGCGCTGCTCTTTGCCGCCGGGCTGGCCATGATCACCTGGAACGCCCTCTCCAACGGCGTGCTGCAAATGATGGTGGAGGAGCGGTTCCGCGGCCGGCTCATGGCCTTCTACTCCCTGGTGTTTGTGGGGCTCTCACAGGCCGTGGGGTCCTTCGCCATTGGGGCCCTCGCCCGCCTCTTCAACGCCTCGGCGGCTATTGCGCTCTGCGCCGTGGTGCTGCTGGGGGCCAGCACCCTTACCATGCGCCGCTCGCAGTTTTGGCGGCGGGTGTAG
- the wecB gene encoding non-hydrolyzing UDP-N-acetylglucosamine 2-epimerase, giving the protein MTAGPPSSSYETRVSLKFGLILKILHIVGARPNFPKLAPVHKAARALGIEQIIVHTGQHYDEAMSAGFFRDLDIPAPDVNLEVGSGSHAAQTARIIERFEPVLLEHRPDWLVVYGDVNSTMATAIVAAKLGVRIAHVEAGLRSNDRTMPEEINRLVTDRLADLLLTPSTDAEATLRAEGEPANEIVFVGNVMIDTLFTSLPKAEQTGFAQKLGATGNHIVVTLHRPSNVDDAERLRTVCAELVELAKTRQVFFPAHPRTQQQLKALGIDLGGITLSDPIAYFEMLDLVRNAHAVITDSGGLQEETTALGIPCFTLRPNTERPITVVEGTNQLVHDLTTLSGLVAQAIRSVPPRRPAGWDGKAGERVAQALLDRP; this is encoded by the coding sequence GTGACAGCCGGTCCGCCGTCGTCGTCGTATGAGACGCGGGTTTCACTCAAATTTGGACTCATCTTGAAAATACTTCATATCGTCGGTGCACGGCCAAACTTTCCCAAGCTGGCTCCGGTACATAAAGCGGCACGCGCCCTTGGCATAGAGCAGATCATCGTACACACTGGGCAGCACTACGATGAAGCCATGTCGGCAGGATTTTTCCGTGACCTCGATATCCCTGCCCCCGACGTGAATCTCGAAGTGGGGTCGGGTAGTCACGCGGCCCAGACGGCGCGCATCATCGAACGCTTCGAACCTGTACTTCTCGAGCACCGCCCCGATTGGTTGGTGGTGTACGGCGACGTGAATTCCACCATGGCCACGGCCATCGTGGCCGCCAAACTTGGCGTACGTATTGCCCATGTTGAGGCAGGGCTGCGAAGCAATGATCGTACCATGCCGGAGGAAATCAATCGACTGGTCACCGATCGCCTGGCGGATTTGCTGCTCACCCCCAGCACCGATGCCGAAGCCACCTTGCGGGCCGAAGGCGAACCGGCAAATGAAATTGTCTTCGTGGGCAACGTCATGATTGATACACTGTTCACGTCGCTCCCCAAGGCAGAACAGACCGGGTTTGCCCAAAAGCTTGGCGCCACTGGCAATCACATTGTGGTCACGCTGCACCGTCCGTCCAACGTGGACGACGCCGAGCGACTCCGGACCGTGTGTGCCGAACTTGTCGAACTGGCAAAGACACGGCAGGTATTCTTCCCGGCGCACCCACGAACACAACAGCAGTTGAAGGCACTGGGAATCGACCTTGGCGGCATCACTCTCTCGGATCCGATTGCCTATTTCGAAATGCTGGACCTTGTGCGCAACGCGCACGCCGTCATTACCGATTCCGGTGGTTTGCAGGAAGAAACGACGGCATTGGGGATTCCCTGTTTCACCCTGCGCCCCAACACAGAGCGCCCCATCACCGTGGTCGAAGGGACGAACCAGCTGGTGCACGACCTGACCACACTGTCGGGGCTTGTGGCACAGGCCATACGCTCCGTTCCGCCACGACGCCCTGCGGGATGGGACGGCAAGGCTGGAGAGCGTGTGGCTCAGGCGCTGCTCGATCGCCCCTGA
- a CDS encoding PEP-CTERM sorting domain-containing protein: protein MRSIFAGAALLASVASTAGAQVTATSVNGAPDPGVGPLSTFTATAGQTNILNFNDCSAGNAGNGFSTTGLAAGISISGGGCKTVSASGQWAKPATSMSGGGFYTTTSYPNSPITIDFTSWLSSNSYNSVSSLSFYWGSIDNYASSQKVQLIGANGNVLKEILGQELTTMYGNQTAQQSNRRLNFALDASAAQDFRKLKFYSNQAAFEFDDIAMQTTSAGTVVPEPATVTLLASALGVLGLFGARRKRNGNTQG from the coding sequence ATGCGTTCAATTTTTGCAGGCGCTGCACTGCTCGCTTCTGTCGCTTCCACCGCGGGCGCGCAGGTCACGGCGACCTCGGTGAACGGCGCGCCGGACCCGGGCGTGGGACCTTTGTCGACGTTTACGGCGACGGCTGGCCAGACCAACATTCTGAACTTCAACGATTGCTCCGCCGGGAACGCCGGGAACGGCTTCAGCACCACAGGGCTGGCTGCCGGTATCTCCATCTCCGGTGGCGGCTGCAAGACGGTGAGTGCCTCCGGACAGTGGGCCAAGCCGGCTACCAGCATGTCGGGCGGCGGCTTCTACACCACCACGTCGTACCCCAACAGCCCCATCACCATCGACTTCACGTCGTGGCTCTCGAGCAACTCCTACAACAGCGTGTCGTCGTTGAGCTTTTACTGGGGCTCCATTGACAACTACGCCTCGAGCCAGAAGGTCCAGCTGATTGGCGCCAACGGCAACGTGCTCAAGGAGATCCTTGGTCAGGAGCTCACCACGATGTACGGCAACCAGACGGCGCAGCAGTCGAACCGCCGCCTCAACTTCGCGCTCGACGCCTCGGCGGCGCAGGATTTCCGGAAGCTCAAGTTCTACTCCAACCAGGCGGCGTTCGAGTTCGACGACATCGCCATGCAGACCACGTCGGCGGGCACGGTAGTGCCGGAACCGGCCACGGTCACGCTGCTGGCCAGCGCCCTCGGCGTGCTCGGCCTTTTCGGCGCCCGCCGCAAGCGTAACGGGAATACGCAGGGCTGA
- a CDS encoding vWA domain-containing protein, which translates to MRFHTYTKFNPQLADAVDLQALLDQLADFLLQSGFAGGNQGYWGDPGEEESDRSVDSLKDAILRALIESGQLTPEMLQALRGEGDSVSEEKLAELLDGLVQRLIQDGFLSTDQGANVPGGHQPVTGKGSIAQAAAKDVQFNLTDKGVDFLGFKTLRHLLGSFGKSSVGSHDTPQLSTGVESDAWSKPYEFGDTLNLDVPATLANALARNGSLDVPIDLDYKDLMVRQSEFRSSCATVLMLDTSHSMILYGEDRFTPAKKVALALTHLIKTQFPGDTIRVVLFHDSAEEIPISTLARAQVGPYHTNTAEGLKLARRILMSQKKDMRQIIMITDGKPSALSMPDGQIYKNSMGLDGYVIAETLREVAACRKSNIMINTFMLARDRALVEFVKQMSQISRGKAYFTNTMSLGQFVLMDFLKKKTKRVS; encoded by the coding sequence ATGCGGTTTCATACGTACACCAAGTTCAACCCCCAGCTGGCCGACGCCGTCGACTTGCAGGCATTGCTCGACCAGCTGGCCGACTTTCTGTTGCAGTCGGGCTTTGCGGGGGGGAATCAGGGATACTGGGGCGACCCCGGCGAAGAAGAGAGCGACCGCAGTGTGGACTCCCTCAAGGACGCCATTCTGCGCGCGCTCATTGAGAGCGGGCAGCTGACCCCCGAAATGCTGCAGGCGTTGCGAGGCGAAGGGGACTCGGTAAGCGAAGAGAAGCTGGCCGAGCTGCTGGACGGGTTGGTGCAGCGCCTCATTCAGGACGGCTTTTTGTCCACCGACCAGGGCGCCAACGTGCCCGGTGGCCACCAGCCGGTGACCGGTAAGGGCTCCATTGCCCAGGCGGCGGCCAAGGATGTGCAGTTCAACCTCACCGACAAGGGTGTCGACTTTTTGGGCTTCAAAACGCTGCGCCATTTGCTGGGCAGCTTTGGCAAGAGCAGCGTAGGCAGCCACGATACGCCGCAGTTGAGCACGGGCGTGGAAAGCGACGCGTGGAGCAAGCCGTACGAGTTTGGCGACACGCTCAACCTGGACGTGCCGGCCACGCTGGCCAATGCATTGGCACGCAACGGTTCACTCGATGTGCCCATTGATCTCGACTACAAGGATCTCATGGTGCGGCAGAGCGAGTTCCGTTCAAGCTGTGCCACGGTGCTCATGCTGGACACTTCGCACAGCATGATTCTGTACGGCGAAGATCGCTTTACGCCGGCCAAGAAGGTGGCGCTGGCGCTAACGCACCTCATAAAAACGCAGTTCCCCGGTGACACCATTCGGGTGGTGCTCTTTCATGACAGCGCCGAGGAGATTCCTATTTCCACGTTGGCGCGCGCGCAGGTAGGGCCGTACCACACCAATACCGCCGAAGGGCTCAAGCTGGCGCGCCGTATTCTCATGTCGCAAAAGAAAGACATGCGACAGATCATCATGATTACCGACGGCAAGCCGAGTGCGCTGAGCATGCCCGACGGGCAGATCTACAAGAACAGCATGGGGCTGGACGGCTACGTGATTGCCGAAACGCTGCGTGAAGTGGCGGCGTGCCGGAAGAGCAACATCATGATCAACACGTTCATGTTGGCCCGAGACCGCGCGCTGGTGGAGTTCGTGAAGCAGATGAGTCAGATCAGCCGCGGCAAGGCGTACTTCACGAACACCATGAGTTTGGGGCAGTTCGTGCTGATGGATTTTTTGAAGAAGAAGACGAAGCGGGTGAGTTGA